In Silene latifolia isolate original U9 population chromosome X, ASM4854445v1, whole genome shotgun sequence, the following proteins share a genomic window:
- the LOC141617068 gene encoding uncharacterized protein LOC141617068 translates to MLQYEELREIAAEVTAPESSKTAELRSFNLSKEVSAVPEITVTTETEWKTVGAKAGTPLEQPRVKIETGDVQGELEFWSSSVFCFVLGANPPNHVMDGYVRRIWKELSIDKVTFQANGVCIVRFSKQEDKESVLQSEQLFFDNKPFIIRDWQPDVKCVKDKPDLVRIWVRLYNLDLKFWGKALPKIVSMIGTPIRPDRATEKKEYLEYARFMVEVKLGHLLPDKIEFIDDKDVVQLQEVSYEWKPLVCSQCSCIGHDAAMCRKRADEVRKKPAQKVWRPKAPVPVKPAAVPVQVAPVQCVEPVQETMVLPQINPPVMVTPLPFRGKEMASPASLVHRMSRLGRGSSQGGPTVLEVMVNCIRKDLQVIHAQVTNLVTGFGWTCSLVYGCNADSDRVALWDSLIALKANVHGPWLVMGDFNNVLYVDERIGSQVTDAEVKGFQNCVDVCGLYDLVSTGAYFTWNNKQEGDTRVYSRIDRVLANDDWILNRPNGVVSFLPEGLYDHSPCLIELGEDLVKKLKHLKHPLKKLNNGRYGDIENTAMLQAEERVASDSYKELDAARLLFIAQKAKVQWVNLADDNTRYFHSTIKARRAQNKVLKIKDMHGVICTEGSVVNAEHARGMVQQVTDDEIRAALFSIPVEKAPGPDGYSAGFFRDAYDIIGGDVLNSVKEFFSTGRLLQQVNATVLTLIPKVDCPNSVHDFRPIVCCNVIYKCISKIICKRLSGVLMDIVSMNQSAFIKDREIVDNILICQVLVRLYGRKSCTPRAMLKIDLKKAYDSIEWAFLRDMLIALEFPDQMIQWIMVCVTTTSFTISLNGSRFGYFKGERGLRQGDPMSPLLFMLCLEYFSRILRVVTEKPEFRYHSLCRGLKLSHLAFADDLLLFCRADTASITIILRAFLNFSEASGLCMNKAKSDIYLNGVDDNLATKIIRLAGLKLGQFPFRYLGVPISSKRLSVADFNRVVDKIVARIRGWGAKHLSYAGRLVLVKAVLTQMHAYWARIFLLPKGVIHKVECICRNYLWAGHAEYKHSPPVAWETCCLPKEQGGLGIINCHLWNVALIGKYAWWIHSNKESLWIQSVHHIYIKQYDWWMYEPTQNSSWTWRQICKVKDMLKPGFLNGAWDGNYSIQKGYQWLLGPCSKKDWVPMVWNRVCVPKHNFSTWIYVQQRFLTQDRLQKFGVSTSVFDATTELAAGSMTWRCDGLDYSLEVSLFAEKAGGNGCNFWSHIQHLGL, encoded by the exons ATGTTACAATATGAAG AATTACGAGAGATTGCTGCTGAAGTTACAGCACCCGAAAGTTCTAAGACAGCGGAATTACGATCGTTTAATTTGAGCAAGGAAGTGAGTGCAGTACCGGAAATTACTGTTACGACTGAAACGGAGTGGAAGACAGTTGGCGCGAAAGCAGGAACACCATTGGAACAACCTCGCGTTAAAATTGAAACAGGGGACGTCCAAGGTGAGCTTGAGTTCTGGTCTTCGTCTGTATTCTGCTTTGTTTTGGGAGCTAATCCTCCTAATCATGTTATGGATGGCTATGTTAGAAGAATTTGGAAGGAATTATCGATTGATAAAGTTACTTTTCAAGCGAATGGTGTTTGTATTGTTCGATTTAGTAAACAAGAGGATAAGGAGTCTGTGCTTCAATCTGAACAGCTATTCTTTGATAATAAACCTTTTATTATTAGAGATTGGCAACCTGATGTGAAATGTGTGAAGGATAAGCCTGATTTGGTGCGAATTTGGGTGCGATTGTATAATTTGGACCTTAAATTTTGGGGAAAAGCCTTACCTAAGATAGTTAGCATGATAGGTACACCTATTAGACCTGATCGTGCTACTGAGAAGAAGGAGTACTTGGAGTACGCCAGGTTCATGGTGGAAGTGAAATTGGGACATCTTCTACCTGATAAGATTGAATTCATTGATGATAAGGATGTGGTGCAGTTGCAGGAGGTCTCTTATGAATGGAAACCCCTGGTATGTTCTCAATGTTCTTGCATTGGACATGATGCTGCTATGTGTAGGAAGCGTGCTGATGAGGTTCGTAAGAAACCTGCTCAGAAAGTTTGGAGGCCTAAAGCTCCGGTACCTGTGAAACCAGCTGCTGTTCCTGTGCAGGTTGCTCCTGTGCAATGTGTGGAGCCTGTGCAGGAAACAATGGTTTTGCCACAGATTAACCCTCCTGTGATGGTTACCCCTCTCCCTTTCAGAGGCAAGGAGATGGCTTCACCAGCTAGTCTGGTTCATCGCATGTCTAGACTAGGGAGGGGAAGCAGTCAGGGGGGCCCTACAGTACTTGAA GTTATGGTTAATTGCATTAGGAAGGATTTGCAGGTCATTCATGCTCAGGTTACTAATCTGGTGACTGGGTTTGGATGGACTTGCTCTTTGGTGTATGGGTGCAATGCTGATTCTGATAGAGTTGCTCTTTGGGACTCTCTGATTGCTCTGAAAGCTAATGTCCATGGACCTTGGCTTGTAATGGGTGATTTTAATAATGTTTTGTATGTGGATGAAAGGATTGGGTCTCAGGTGACTGATGCTGAGGTTAAGGGGTTTCAGAACTGTGTGGATGTGTGTGGTTTGTATGACTTGGTTTCTACTGGTGCCTACTTCACCTGGAACAACAAGCAGGAGGGTGATACTAGGGTATACAGTAGGATTGACAGGGTTCTGGCAAATGATGATTGGATCTTGAATAGACCTAATGGTGTTGTTTCTTTCCTTCCTGAGGGGCTTTATGATCATAGTCCTTGCTTGATTGAGCTAGGGGAGGAT TTGGTCAAAAAGCTTAAGCATCTGAAACACCCTTTGAAGAAGTTGAATAATGGGAGATATGGGGATATTGAGAACACTGCTATG CTTCAAGCTGAGGAGAGAGTTGCATCTGATTCTTACAAAGAGCTTGATGCTGCCAGGCTTCTTTTCATAGCACAAAAAGCTAAAGTTCAGTGGGTTAACTTAGCTGATGACAACACTAGGTACTTTCATAGTACCATTAAAGCTAGACGTGCCCAGAATAAGGTTCTTAAGATTAAAGATATGCATGGGGTGATTTGTACTGAG GGTAGTGTAGTGAATGCTGAGCATGCCAGAGGGATGGTTCAGCAGGTAACTGATGATGAGATTAGGGCAGCACTCTTCTCTATTCCTGTGGAGAAGGCTCCTGGTCCTGACGGCTACTCTGCTGGTTTTTTCAGAGATGCTTATGACATCATTGGAGGTGATGTGCTTAACTCTGTAAAAGAATTCTTCAGTACTGGCAGACTGTTACAGCAAGTTAATGCTACTGTGCTTACTCTTATTCCAAAGGTGGATTGCCCTAATTCAGTCCATGATTTTCGTCCCATTGTTTGCTGCAATGTCATTTACAAGTGCATTTCCAAAATCATTTGTAAAAGGCTTTCTGGAGTGCTGATGGACATTGTTAGTATGAATCAGAGTGCGTTTATTAAGGATAGAGAGATTGTTGATAATATTCTTATTTGCCAAGTTTTGGTAAGGCTTTATGGGAGGAAATCTTGCACACCTAGGGCCATGCTTAAAATTGATCTCAAAAAGGCTTATGATTCCATTGAATGGGCCTTTCTTAGGGATATGTTGATTGCTCTTGAGTTTCCTGATCAGATGATTCAGTGGATTATGGTGTGTGTTACCACAACTTCCTTCACCATTTCTTTGAATGGGTCACGGTTTGGGTACTTTAAGGGAGAAAGGGGTTTGAGGCAAGGGGATCCCATGTCTCCTTTGCTTTTCATGCTTTGTTTAGAGTATTTTTCTAGGATCCTCAGGGTTGTTACTGAGAAGCCTGAGTTCAGGTATCATTCCTTATGTAGGGGGTTGAAACTAAGTCATCTTGCTTTTGCAGACGATCTTTTGTTGTTCTGCAGGGCTGATACAGCTTCAATTACTATCATTTTGAGAGCTTTCCTGAATTTCTCTGAAGCTTCTGGCCTGTGTATGAATAAGGCAAAGTCAGATATATATTTGAATGGTGTTGATGACAACCTAGCTACCAAAATTATCAGGCTTGCAGGGTTAAAGTTGGGGCAATTCCCTTTTAGATATTTGGGTGtcccaatttcttccaagagacTGAGTGTTGCTGATTTCAATAGGGTAGTGGACAAAATTGTAGCAAGGATTAGAGGTTGGGGAGCTAAACATCTTAGCTATGCAGGGAGGCTGGTCTTGGTTAAGGCAGTTCTAACTCAGATGCATGCTTACTGGGCTAGGATTTTTCTGTTACCAAAAGGAGTCATTCACAAGGTGGAATGCATTTGCAGGAATTACCTTTGGGCAGGGCATGCTGAGTATAAGCACTCTCCTCCTGTTGCTTGGGAGACTTGTTGTTTACCTAAGGAACAGGGTGGTTTAGGTATAATCAATTGCCATCTGTGGAATGTTGCTCTGATAGGCAAATATGCGTGGTGGATCCATAGTAATAAGGAGAGTCTCTGGATTCAATCGGTGCATCACATTTATATTAAGCAATATGATTGGTGGATGTACGAACCTACTCAGAATTCTAGTTGGACGTGGAGACAGATTTGCAAGGTTAAGGACATGCTTAAGCCAGGTTTTTTGAATGGAGCTTGGGATGGAAACTATTCTATTCAGAAGGGGTATCAGTGGTTACTTGGTCCTTGTTCAAAGAAGGATTGGGTACCTATGGTTTGGAATAGAGTATGCGTGCCCAAGCACAACTTTAGCACTTGGATTTATGTTCAACAACGTTTCTTAACGCAAGATAGGCTGCAAAAGTTTGGTGTCAGCACTTCTG TGTTTGATGCAACTACAGAATTGGCTGCAGGTTCAATGACATGGAGATGTGATGGACTGGATTATTCGTTGGAGGTGTCGCTCTTTGCTGAAAAAGCAGGTGGTAATGGCTGCAATTTCTGGTCTCATATACAGCATTTGGGACTGTAG